In Pseudobacter ginsenosidimutans, the following are encoded in one genomic region:
- a CDS encoding YihY/virulence factor BrkB family protein, protein MTKLERILLNLPPVKFLTEKSKHIILPGFDKVPLYDVILFFLSQVKKVGLTERAAAVAYNFIMAIPPTCLFIFTLIPQLPFIPKETIELQLHHLINDIIPAKEYNQGIIDFVDGFLNQPRVGLISFGFFLLIFFASNGMMGLMRSFNKNYIGFEKRSDLESRWMAIKLTFIILGLLVACLILLAMQGVVLRWLGVGAKWAAILSLFRWVLIVGLVFYAIAFIYKYAPAMQKRWKLLSPGSILATFLSLLATLGFSFFVSNFGKYNALYGSIGTIIVAMTLIYINALVLLIGYELNVSIHSLKALADERARHETSGVTVP, encoded by the coding sequence ATGACCAAACTTGAACGCATCTTACTGAACCTGCCTCCTGTGAAATTCCTCACGGAAAAGAGCAAGCATATCATTTTGCCGGGCTTCGACAAAGTGCCATTGTATGATGTGATCCTGTTCTTTCTCAGCCAGGTGAAAAAAGTGGGGCTCACGGAACGCGCCGCAGCAGTGGCCTATAACTTCATCATGGCCATTCCCCCTACCTGCCTGTTCATCTTTACGCTGATCCCCCAACTGCCTTTCATTCCAAAGGAAACCATCGAACTGCAGCTGCATCACCTGATCAACGATATCATTCCAGCAAAGGAATACAACCAGGGCATCATCGATTTTGTGGATGGCTTCCTGAACCAGCCACGCGTTGGTCTGATCTCCTTCGGTTTCTTTTTGCTGATCTTCTTTGCCAGTAATGGCATGATGGGGCTGATGCGCAGTTTCAACAAGAACTATATCGGCTTTGAAAAGCGTAGCGACCTGGAGAGCCGCTGGATGGCTATTAAGCTCACCTTCATCATCCTGGGCCTGCTGGTGGCCTGTCTGATCCTTTTAGCCATGCAGGGCGTGGTATTGCGCTGGCTGGGCGTAGGCGCCAAATGGGCCGCTATCCTGAGCCTCTTCCGATGGGTACTGATTGTTGGGCTCGTATTCTATGCTATCGCCTTCATCTACAAATATGCGCCTGCCATGCAAAAACGCTGGAAACTCCTCTCCCCAGGCTCCATCCTGGCCACTTTCCTCAGCCTGCTGGCCACTTTGGGGTTTAGCTTCTTTGTGAGCAATTTCGGAAAATATAACGCACTCTATGGATCTATTGGCACTATCATTGTGGCTATGACACTGATCTATATCAATGCCCTGGTGCTGCTGATCGGGTACGAGCTCAATGTGAGCATACACTCCCTCAAAGCGCTTGCGGATGAAAGGGCGAGACACGAGACAAGCGGCGTGACCGTTCCATGA
- a CDS encoding thioredoxin family protein, with the protein MKRKLLFSLMLPALAMLAFRSGNEPLAIGSAMPKGEIVMKDISGKDISLNNARKSNGLLVMFSCNTCPVVINNASRANEVSKFALDKNVGVIFLNANEANRSASESLDAMKAYAAKEGFNWYYAVDQNSELANAFGATKTPECFLFDKEGKLVYHGAIDDSPGKAENVSRKHLQEAITEISGGKEVSVKTSKSVGCTIKRLG; encoded by the coding sequence ATGAAAAGAAAACTCCTGTTCAGCCTGATGCTGCCTGCACTGGCGATGCTGGCATTCAGATCCGGCAACGAGCCGCTCGCAATCGGTTCGGCTATGCCTAAGGGTGAGATAGTGATGAAAGATATATCCGGCAAGGACATTTCACTGAACAATGCCCGCAAGTCCAACGGACTGCTGGTGATGTTCAGCTGCAATACCTGCCCCGTAGTGATCAACAACGCATCACGCGCCAATGAAGTAAGCAAATTTGCGCTCGACAAAAATGTGGGCGTGATATTCCTCAATGCCAATGAAGCCAACCGTTCAGCTTCAGAATCACTCGATGCCATGAAAGCCTATGCAGCCAAAGAAGGATTCAACTGGTACTATGCAGTTGATCAGAACAGCGAGCTGGCCAATGCTTTCGGCGCCACCAAAACACCCGAATGTTTCCTCTTCGATAAAGAAGGAAAACTGGTGTACCATGGCGCCATCGATGATAGTCCCGGTAAAGCAGAGAACGTAAGCCGCAAGCACCTGCAGGAAGCCATAACAGAGATCAGTGGCGGAAAGGAAGTGAGTGTGAAGACTTCCAAATCTGTGGGATGCACCATCAAGCGACTCGGTTAA
- a CDS encoding TlpA disulfide reductase family protein, producing MKRSVFLFLLLFLTITGFPQSVKKLKIDQLISYIDSSDHPLVVSFWATWCAPCVEEIPWLQTGVEKYKNEKVELMLVSLDFDSEYPAGLQSFIKKKNFSATFFWLDESNADYFCPKVDEKWSGGIPATLFINKATGYRKFFERQLTDRQVEPEIKLLIAPAK from the coding sequence ATGAAACGATCCGTTTTTCTTTTCCTTTTGCTGTTTCTAACCATTACCGGTTTCCCGCAATCCGTAAAGAAACTGAAGATCGATCAATTGATTTCGTATATTGATAGCAGTGACCATCCGCTGGTAGTTAGCTTCTGGGCCACATGGTGTGCACCCTGTGTAGAGGAGATCCCCTGGCTGCAGACAGGAGTGGAAAAGTATAAGAATGAAAAAGTGGAACTGATGCTTGTGAGCCTCGACTTCGATTCAGAATATCCCGCCGGTTTACAATCCTTCATCAAAAAGAAAAATTTCAGCGCCACCTTCTTCTGGCTGGATGAAAGCAATGCAGATTATTTCTGCCCCAAGGTGGATGAGAAATGGAGTGGGGGTATCCCGGCCACGCTGTTCATCAACAAAGCCACCGGCTATCGTAAATTCTTCGAACGCCAGTTGACAGACAGACAGGTGGAACCAGAAATAAAATTACTGATAGCGCCCGCAAAATAA
- a CDS encoding TrmH family RNA methyltransferase, whose product MTPERYERLVSVLNKRQNDLCVVLENVFDPHNISAVMRTCDAVGVQEIYVLNTKIPRHKKFGARSSSSAAKWLTVHQFTDAAACFAALRAKYEKILTTHLSSDAVDLYSINFAAGSVALVFGNEHSGVSDEIRALADGNFVIPQVGIIRSLNISVACAVSLYEAKRQKVLAGHYDQRRYSGEELDSLLEDWKLQLQEPDANT is encoded by the coding sequence ATGACACCGGAACGTTACGAGCGATTGGTATCTGTATTGAACAAGCGTCAGAATGATCTTTGCGTTGTGCTGGAGAACGTATTCGATCCACATAATATATCAGCTGTGATGCGCACCTGCGATGCGGTAGGAGTGCAGGAGATCTATGTGCTCAACACGAAGATCCCGCGTCACAAGAAATTCGGGGCCCGCAGCAGCAGCAGTGCGGCCAAATGGCTCACGGTACATCAGTTCACGGATGCGGCGGCCTGTTTTGCTGCGCTTCGTGCAAAATATGAGAAGATATTAACTACGCACCTGAGCAGTGATGCAGTAGATTTGTATAGCATCAATTTTGCGGCAGGCAGTGTGGCGCTGGTATTCGGGAATGAGCACAGCGGTGTGAGTGATGAGATCCGCGCGCTGGCCGATGGCAATTTCGTGATCCCGCAGGTGGGGATCATCCGTTCTCTGAATATTTCCGTGGCCTGTGCAGTGAGCCTTTATGAAGCCAAACGGCAGAAAGTGCTGGCCGGGCATTATGATCAAAGGAGGTACAGTGGAGAGGAGCTGGATAGTTTGCTGGAAGACTGGAAGCTGCAGTTGCAGGAGCCTGATGCAAATACTTAG
- a CDS encoding AsmA family protein — protein sequence MLKKIFKITGITLLVLLIILFAAPYLFKDKIAKIVKEQINKNVAAKVDFTDLSLSFFRHFPSASVALTDLQVTGPEPFGKDTLISAKEISAAVDLFSLFGDQIKVTRVNIDQPRIHALVNKEGKANWDIMLPDTSTATPESPEEPSSFKMNLKKYAISDAYVQYSDATSGMSAEINHLTHEGSGDFTADVFTLSTGTNASAVTFTYAGIPYLARTKTNIDLDIEIDSRIGKYTFNTEEIALNDLKIAAKGFFQLVNDSTYNMDIAFNAPSTEFKSILSLIPAVYANDFAKVKTSGKALLNGFVKGTYSSIKMPAYNLNLQVENGFFQYPDLPKPVQNINLQVKVDNPDGVTDNAVVEIPKAHIEFGSDPFDFHLLLKKPVTDQYIDAGAKGKLDLAGITQFVKLPNGTKLAGLVNADIAAKGNMAVVTQQKPGQFSAQGFIDISKLFYSSPDFPAPIQNTSARIDVTNPDGVPDHTIVKIPAAHVEVGKDIADLTLLLQTPASDPAFDGTIKGGFNLANVAQFYAFEPGTSLAGQVNANIAFKGKKSMIDKSQYDAIQTNGTVQATNISYKSKDYPDGVNITNSLFTFNPKNVTVNNLAGNFMQTNFNANGSFDNLIGYALKDEPLAGTLNVNADKVDLNKFMGTTTAAPAAEEKKDSAAAPAAAGDPFLVPKNIKFALNTKVNSLHYDKVDYKNISGSLQLADETVYMRDVKLEALDGTIGLSGSYSTRVNKKKPDISLTYDVQNLDVQKTFFAYNTVQKLMPIGKFIAGKLTSKMSVKGQLGGDMMPDLSSLTGEGTLFLLQGVLSKFGPLDKLASTLNLTDLQNFSVKDIKNYFEFANGKVLVKPFNVKVKDIDMEIGGMHGLDQSLDYVINLKVPRAKLGSQANELVNNLASQANAKGIPVNISETISFKVNLGGSITNPAVKTDLKGSGGSLAQDMKAQAEEFVEAKKRAADSTLAVAKQQAKDSLESAKKKAAAALKDELAKQLSGKKDTAAGEKTDVKKDLENTGKGLLNNLLKKKKAAADSTKQ from the coding sequence ATGTTGAAAAAGATCTTCAAGATAACAGGAATCACTCTGTTGGTGCTGCTCATCATCCTTTTTGCAGCGCCTTATCTTTTCAAAGACAAGATTGCCAAAATCGTTAAAGAGCAGATCAACAAGAATGTTGCTGCCAAAGTGGATTTTACAGACCTCAGCCTGAGTTTCTTCCGGCACTTTCCAAGCGCCTCCGTTGCCTTGACGGATCTGCAGGTCACCGGCCCCGAGCCCTTCGGCAAAGACACACTGATCAGCGCAAAGGAGATCTCCGCTGCCGTTGATCTTTTCAGCCTGTTCGGAGACCAGATCAAAGTTACCCGTGTGAATATCGATCAGCCCAGGATCCATGCCCTCGTTAACAAAGAGGGAAAGGCCAACTGGGATATCATGCTGCCCGATACCAGCACTGCAACACCGGAATCGCCCGAAGAGCCTTCTTCCTTCAAAATGAACCTGAAGAAGTATGCTATCAGTGATGCCTATGTGCAGTATTCAGATGCCACCAGTGGCATGAGCGCCGAGATCAATCACCTCACCCACGAAGGATCCGGGGATTTTACCGCCGATGTCTTCACGCTCAGCACCGGCACCAACGCATCTGCCGTTACCTTCACCTATGCAGGCATTCCCTATCTGGCCCGCACAAAGACCAATATCGACCTCGATATCGAAATAGACAGCAGGATCGGCAAATACACTTTCAATACAGAAGAGATCGCATTGAACGATCTGAAGATCGCCGCCAAAGGATTCTTCCAGCTGGTGAACGATAGTACCTATAATATGGACATCGCCTTCAATGCGCCCAGCACAGAATTCAAGAGCATCCTCAGTCTTATCCCCGCTGTATATGCCAATGATTTCGCTAAAGTGAAAACCAGCGGTAAGGCCCTGCTCAACGGTTTCGTGAAAGGAACTTACAGCAGCATAAAAATGCCTGCCTACAATCTCAATCTCCAGGTGGAGAACGGTTTCTTCCAATACCCCGATCTTCCCAAGCCTGTGCAGAATATCAATCTCCAGGTGAAAGTGGACAATCCCGATGGCGTAACCGATAATGCCGTAGTGGAAATTCCCAAAGCGCATATCGAATTCGGTTCCGATCCTTTCGATTTCCATCTGCTGCTGAAGAAACCTGTCACGGATCAATACATCGATGCCGGCGCCAAAGGCAAACTGGACCTGGCAGGCATCACGCAATTTGTGAAACTGCCCAATGGCACCAAACTCGCCGGCCTCGTGAATGCGGATATCGCAGCCAAAGGGAATATGGCCGTGGTTACACAACAAAAACCCGGACAATTCTCTGCACAGGGTTTTATAGATATCAGCAAACTTTTCTATTCATCACCCGACTTCCCTGCGCCGATCCAGAATACCAGTGCACGCATCGACGTAACCAATCCTGATGGAGTGCCCGATCACACCATAGTGAAGATCCCCGCCGCTCATGTGGAAGTAGGAAAAGATATTGCCGACCTCACATTATTGCTGCAGACACCTGCCTCCGATCCTGCATTTGACGGAACGATCAAAGGCGGATTCAATCTGGCCAATGTAGCCCAGTTCTATGCCTTCGAACCTGGCACTTCTTTGGCCGGACAGGTGAACGCCAATATTGCATTCAAAGGAAAGAAATCGATGATCGATAAAAGCCAGTACGATGCCATCCAGACTAACGGTACCGTACAGGCCACGAACATCTCTTACAAATCGAAGGATTATCCCGATGGCGTGAACATCACCAACAGTCTCTTCACCTTCAATCCGAAGAACGTTACCGTGAACAACCTGGCGGGTAATTTCATGCAAACGAATTTCAATGCCAATGGCAGCTTCGATAACCTCATCGGTTATGCGCTGAAAGATGAGCCGCTGGCAGGAACGCTCAACGTGAATGCAGACAAGGTGGATCTCAATAAATTCATGGGCACCACCACTGCCGCACCAGCGGCTGAAGAAAAGAAAGACAGTGCAGCGGCTCCTGCAGCAGCCGGCGATCCTTTCCTCGTTCCGAAGAATATCAAATTCGCGCTCAATACAAAAGTGAACAGCCTTCACTATGATAAAGTGGATTATAAGAATATCAGCGGCTCTCTGCAACTGGCCGATGAAACCGTGTACATGCGCGATGTGAAGCTGGAAGCGCTGGATGGCACCATCGGCCTCAGCGGCTCCTACTCCACCCGCGTGAATAAAAAGAAACCAGACATCTCTCTTACTTATGATGTACAGAACCTCGACGTGCAGAAGACTTTCTTCGCTTACAACACTGTTCAGAAGCTGATGCCCATCGGTAAATTCATTGCCGGCAAACTCACTTCGAAGATGAGTGTGAAAGGTCAGCTTGGCGGGGATATGATGCCGGATCTCAGCTCACTAACGGGCGAGGGTACACTATTTTTACTGCAGGGTGTGCTCAGCAAATTCGGTCCGCTCGATAAACTGGCCAGTACGCTCAACCTGACCGATCTTCAAAACTTCTCCGTAAAAGATATCAAGAACTATTTCGAATTCGCCAACGGCAAAGTGCTGGTGAAGCCTTTCAATGTAAAGGTGAAGGATATCGATATGGAGATCGGCGGTATGCACGGCCTGGACCAAAGCCTGGATTATGTGATCAACCTCAAGGTGCCCCGCGCCAAACTGGGCAGCCAGGCCAATGAGCTGGTGAACAACCTGGCTTCACAGGCAAACGCCAAAGGCATTCCCGTGAACATCAGCGAAACCATCAGCTTCAAGGTGAACCTGGGCGGCTCCATTACCAATCCTGCTGTCAAGACTGATCTCAAAGGATCCGGCGGCAGCCTGGCGCAGGACATGAAGGCGCAGGCCGAAGAATTTGTGGAAGCGAAGAAACGCGCAGCCGACAGCACGCTGGCCGTAGCCAAACAACAGGCGAAGGATTCACTGGAATCTGCGAAGAAAAAGGCCGCAGCTGCCCTGAAAGACGAACTGGCCAAACAACTGAGCGGTAAGAAAGATACTGCTGCAGGTGAAAAGACAGACGTGAAGAAAGACCTGGAGAATACGGGGAAAGGATTACTCAATAACCTCCTTAAGAAAAAGAAAGCAGCCGCGGATAGTACGAAGCAATGA
- a CDS encoding sodium-translocating pyrophosphatase — MDKLIYLVPAMGVLGLLYTLVKFKWVSQQDAGSDRMKEISTYIADGAMAFLKAEWKILAYFVVIVALLLGFMASSNPHSHWSIAIAFVIGAFFSALAGFIGMRVATKANVRTANAARTSLKKALSVSFTGGSVMGLGVAGLAVLGLGGLFIIVKALLVPDGSSVNSADMVKAIEVLTGFSLGAESIALFARVGGGIYTKAADVGADLVGKVEAGIPEDDPRNPATIADNVGDNVGDVAGMGADLFGSYVATVLATMVLGQETIAVDAFGGLSPILLPMLIAGIGILFSIVGTWFVRISDSAGISTDAVQKALNMGNWGSIVLTAIASVGLVYWILPETMSLRGHEFTKWGVLGAIGVGLAVGTLMSIITEYYTAMGKRPVMSIVRQSGTGHATNVIGGLAVGMESTLLPILVLAGGIYGSYACAGLYGVAIAAAGMMATTAMQLAIDAFGPIADNAGGIAEMSELPKEVREKTDVLDAVGNTTAATGKGFAIASAALTALALFAAYVGVIKNNGYDLGDAINIYKADVLASLFVGAMIPFIFSALAIRAVGEAAMSMVEEVRRQFREIPGIMEGKGKPEYDKCVAISTDASIKKMMLPGAIAILSPLIMGFAFGPEALGGFLAGATVSGVLMGMFQNNAGGAWDNAKKSFEKGVEINGQIYYKKSEPHKASVTGDTVGDPFKDTSGPSMNILIKLMSIVSLVVAPTLAQIHGYGIPEVKAPAQKVENTTTAKAGVIATADNAVVYSTK; from the coding sequence ATGGATAAACTGATTTATCTGGTTCCCGCGATGGGTGTTCTCGGGCTCCTGTACACGTTGGTAAAATTCAAATGGGTTTCCCAACAGGACGCTGGTAGTGATCGGATGAAAGAGATCTCCACCTATATCGCCGACGGCGCCATGGCCTTTCTGAAAGCAGAATGGAAGATCCTGGCTTACTTTGTAGTGATCGTAGCCCTTCTCCTCGGATTCATGGCCAGTTCCAATCCGCACTCACACTGGTCAATCGCCATTGCATTTGTTATCGGAGCATTTTTCAGCGCCCTTGCTGGTTTCATCGGTATGCGCGTTGCCACCAAGGCCAACGTTCGCACCGCCAATGCTGCCCGCACCAGTCTGAAGAAAGCCCTCTCCGTTTCCTTCACAGGAGGTTCCGTAATGGGACTGGGTGTAGCCGGTCTGGCTGTACTCGGCCTGGGCGGTCTCTTCATCATAGTAAAGGCCCTGCTGGTTCCCGATGGTTCTTCCGTGAACAGTGCAGACATGGTGAAAGCCATCGAAGTACTCACAGGTTTCTCCCTCGGTGCTGAATCAATCGCACTCTTCGCCCGCGTGGGCGGAGGTATCTACACCAAGGCTGCCGACGTTGGCGCCGACCTCGTAGGTAAAGTGGAAGCAGGCATTCCTGAAGATGATCCGCGCAACCCTGCCACCATCGCCGATAACGTAGGCGATAACGTGGGCGACGTTGCCGGTATGGGAGCCGACCTCTTCGGTTCCTATGTGGCTACTGTGCTGGCCACAATGGTACTCGGGCAGGAAACCATTGCAGTTGATGCATTCGGTGGACTGAGCCCCATTCTTCTTCCGATGCTGATTGCCGGTATCGGTATCCTCTTCTCTATTGTGGGAACCTGGTTCGTTCGCATCAGCGATTCAGCCGGTATCAGCACAGACGCTGTTCAGAAAGCCCTTAACATGGGTAACTGGGGTTCGATCGTGCTCACCGCCATCGCTTCTGTTGGACTGGTTTACTGGATCCTTCCTGAAACGATGAGCCTCCGCGGACATGAGTTCACCAAATGGGGTGTACTCGGCGCCATCGGTGTGGGTCTCGCAGTAGGCACACTCATGAGCATCATCACTGAATACTATACGGCAATGGGTAAACGCCCGGTGATGAGCATCGTTCGTCAGTCAGGCACCGGACATGCCACCAACGTGATCGGTGGTCTGGCAGTAGGTATGGAATCTACCCTCCTGCCCATCCTCGTACTGGCAGGCGGTATCTATGGTTCTTATGCCTGCGCAGGCCTGTATGGCGTTGCCATCGCTGCTGCCGGTATGATGGCCACCACTGCGATGCAGCTGGCGATCGACGCCTTCGGTCCTATCGCAGACAACGCAGGTGGTATTGCTGAAATGAGCGAGCTCCCCAAAGAAGTGCGTGAAAAGACTGATGTACTGGATGCAGTAGGTAACACAACTGCGGCTACTGGTAAGGGTTTTGCCATCGCTTCCGCAGCGCTCACCGCTCTTGCACTCTTCGCAGCTTATGTAGGCGTGATCAAGAACAATGGTTACGATCTCGGAGACGCTATCAATATTTATAAAGCCGATGTTCTGGCTTCACTCTTCGTAGGAGCAATGATCCCCTTCATTTTCTCCGCACTCGCCATCAGGGCGGTGGGAGAAGCAGCCATGAGTATGGTGGAAGAAGTACGCCGCCAGTTCCGCGAGATCCCAGGCATCATGGAAGGAAAAGGCAAACCTGAGTACGACAAATGCGTGGCCATCTCTACAGACGCATCTATTAAAAAGATGATGCTGCCCGGCGCAATCGCTATCCTCTCTCCATTGATCATGGGCTTTGCTTTCGGTCCTGAAGCACTCGGAGGTTTCCTCGCAGGCGCTACCGTGAGCGGTGTACTGATGGGTATGTTCCAGAACAATGCCGGTGGCGCATGGGACAATGCAAAGAAATCTTTCGAGAAAGGCGTTGAGATCAACGGACAGATCTATTACAAAAAATCAGAACCGCATAAAGCATCTGTTACAGGTGATACCGTAGGTGATCCGTTCAAAGACACTTCCGGTCCTTCCATGAACATCCTCATCAAACTGATGTCGATCGTTTCACTGGTAGTGGCACCCACGCTGGCGCAGATCCATGGTTACGGCATTCCTGAAGTGAAAGCTCCAGCCCAAAAAGTGGAAAACACTACCACTGCAAAGGCCGGAGTTATAGCTACAGCAGACAATGCCGTTGTTTATTCGACAAAATAA
- a CDS encoding BlaI/MecI/CopY family transcriptional regulator produces the protein MANTKTIKPTESELEILNVLWVKGTASVREVHEELLKYKEAGYTTTLKLMQIMHEKGLVKRDDSVKTHIYQATVSREKTQKHLVGKMIDTLFGGSPTAMVMQALGNHKASPEELEAIQQMINNLKKQ, from the coding sequence ATGGCCAACACAAAAACCATCAAGCCCACAGAGAGCGAACTGGAGATACTGAATGTGCTGTGGGTAAAAGGAACAGCCAGTGTCCGCGAAGTACATGAGGAACTGCTGAAGTACAAAGAAGCAGGTTATACCACCACGCTCAAGCTGATGCAGATCATGCATGAAAAAGGACTGGTGAAAAGAGATGACAGCGTGAAAACGCATATTTATCAGGCAACCGTGAGCCGGGAGAAAACCCAGAAGCACCTGGTGGGCAAGATGATCGATACGCTGTTCGGCGGATCGCCTACTGCCATGGTGATGCAGGCGCTGGGCAATCACAAAGCCTCTCCCGAAGAACTGGAAGCCATCCAGCAAATGATCAACAACCTGAAAAAACAATAG
- a CDS encoding M56 family metallopeptidase, translated as MNQVYQSAFLKALGWSLIDSLWQMGLLWLLYVVLTANGKRFQSHQRHNIALLSLAGGSLWFLVSLVMNFYEAAAEPVVYNWYQGAAAPVTDHGFFGNLSRNIESALPFLSIGYLLAAVWLFIRFYYRYLQTRQLLKAKMVKAAPELRVFLQQAAAHMGINKKVALWLSAAAEAPMTLGFWKPVILLPISIVNHLSLEQTEAILLHELKHIKRNDYLINILMACADVVLFFNPFAQWISATIRRERENSCDDLVLQFRYDPAQYATSLLVLEQQRSATQQTLAVAATGSKTPALLHRVKRILHQEQVCPPLVNVWWLTCSQLCCSDSLVCTTRAM; from the coding sequence ATGAACCAAGTTTACCAATCCGCTTTCCTCAAAGCATTGGGATGGTCATTAATAGACAGCTTGTGGCAAATGGGACTGCTGTGGTTGTTATACGTAGTGCTGACTGCTAATGGAAAACGTTTTCAATCCCACCAGCGGCATAATATTGCCCTGTTATCACTCGCCGGAGGTTCACTCTGGTTCCTGGTTTCACTGGTGATGAATTTTTACGAAGCCGCTGCCGAACCGGTTGTATACAACTGGTACCAGGGTGCAGCAGCTCCTGTAACAGATCACGGTTTCTTCGGCAATCTTTCCAGGAATATCGAATCAGCACTCCCCTTCCTGTCTATTGGCTATCTCCTTGCAGCGGTCTGGTTATTCATCCGTTTTTATTATCGTTATCTTCAAACACGTCAATTACTGAAAGCTAAGATGGTAAAGGCCGCGCCTGAACTGCGCGTATTTCTCCAGCAGGCTGCAGCCCATATGGGCATCAATAAAAAAGTGGCGCTCTGGCTCTCTGCCGCCGCTGAAGCTCCCATGACACTGGGTTTCTGGAAACCCGTGATCCTGCTGCCCATCTCCATCGTGAATCATCTCAGCCTGGAGCAAACAGAAGCCATCCTGCTGCATGAGCTGAAACATATCAAACGCAACGATTATCTCATCAATATTTTAATGGCCTGTGCAGACGTGGTCCTGTTCTTCAATCCATTTGCACAATGGATCTCCGCCACCATCCGCCGCGAACGCGAGAACAGCTGCGACGACCTGGTACTGCAGTTCCGCTACGATCCCGCACAATATGCCACTTCCCTGCTGGTACTGGAGCAACAGCGCTCCGCCACACAACAGACGCTGGCAGTAGCCGCCACCGGGAGTAAAACACCCGCGCTTCTGCATCGTGTGAAACGCATCCTCCACCAGGAACAGGTATGCCCCCCGTTAGTCAACGTATGGTGGCTTACCTGCTCACAGCTTTGCTGTTCGGATTCGTTGGTTTGTACAACCCGGGCAATGTGA
- a CDS encoding PorP/SprF family type IX secretion system membrane protein, giving the protein MKCFSIFLLFSLMRLLVYGQQQPHYSQYMLNQYILNPALTGIENYTDIKVSHRHQWVGIDGAPVTTYFTAHMPLGKQDFRTTPTSFRIPGENPRGKAYWESYTAAEPHHGIGIQMINDKTGPLNRFSGYLTYAYHLGISAKTSLAAGFGAGVNNLRLNTGKLDFGIVTPVDPAVYENRSLNYFRPDFSAGVYLYSADYFLGLSARQIIPQKLKFSDNSVTTTEGKLVPHLFATTGYRFLLTDEFNLLPSVMVKYIRPLPVQADLNLKLQYLDLCWGGVSYRTGEGFAAMLGLNISNALNIGYAYDYTTTRLSTVSKGTHELMIGFIIGNKYGSWCPKNVW; this is encoded by the coding sequence ATGAAATGCTTTTCTATATTTCTACTTTTTTCCCTGATGCGATTGCTGGTATACGGACAGCAGCAACCGCATTATTCCCAGTACATGCTCAACCAGTATATCCTCAATCCAGCGCTGACCGGCATCGAGAATTATACTGATATCAAGGTCAGTCATCGCCACCAGTGGGTGGGGATCGATGGTGCTCCTGTGACCACTTACTTCACTGCGCATATGCCTTTGGGTAAGCAGGACTTTCGTACTACCCCCACTTCATTCCGCATTCCCGGTGAGAATCCGAGAGGGAAGGCATATTGGGAGTCTTATACCGCGGCGGAGCCACATCATGGTATCGGCATTCAGATGATCAACGATAAAACGGGGCCGCTCAACCGCTTCTCAGGATACCTGACCTATGCCTATCATCTGGGGATCAGCGCCAAAACCAGCCTGGCAGCGGGCTTTGGAGCAGGAGTAAATAATCTGCGATTGAATACAGGAAAACTGGACTTCGGGATCGTTACGCCGGTAGACCCGGCAGTATATGAGAACAGGAGCCTCAATTATTTCAGACCGGATTTCAGTGCAGGGGTCTATCTCTATTCTGCGGATTATTTCCTGGGGCTGTCGGCCCGGCAGATCATTCCGCAAAAGCTGAAGTTTTCAGACAATAGCGTTACAACCACTGAAGGAAAACTGGTGCCGCACCTGTTTGCGACTACTGGTTACCGTTTCCTGCTCACGGATGAGTTCAATCTTCTGCCATCGGTGATGGTGAAATACATCCGGCCGCTGCCCGTGCAGGCGGACCTTAACCTGAAACTGCAATACCTGGACCTTTGCTGGGGAGGCGTGAGTTACAGAACGGGAGAGGGCTTTGCCGCGATGTTGGGCCTGAATATTTCCAATGCCCTGAATATCGGTTATGCATATGATTACACCACCACGCGTTTGAGTACGGTGAGTAAGGGAACCCATGAGCTCATGATCGGGTTCATCATCGGAAATAAATATGGGAGCTGGTGCCCGAAGAATGTCTGGTGA